TGGTGGCGGACGTGCTGCGGGACGTGGCGGAGGTGGTGGCGGCGGTGGACCTGGGTGAGGCCGAGTCCGCGCTGCGCGCCGGCTCCTTCCAACTCGTCCTGGTGGAGCCGGAGCTGCCCGAGGGCGGCCGGCTGTCGCTGGCCCCGCTGCTGGCGGCGGCGCCCGTGGTCCTCTTCTCCATGGCCGAGCCCACGCCCGAGCTCGTCCGCCAGGTGTCCGCGTCATTGGTGAAGTCCCGCGCCTCCAACGCGGACCTGCGCGCCGCCGTGCTCCAGCTCCTGCCCCAGGAGGCAGAATGAATCCGAAACTCCGCCGCGTCCGTACCCCGCGCCCAACCCCCGCCCGAGGCCTGAAGCCATGACGACCCTGCGCAAGGTGATGCTCGTCGACGACGAGGACGACATCCGCACCATCGGCAACCTGAGCCTGAGCCGGGTGGGCGGGTGGCAGACGGTGCTGGCGTCCTCGGGCGCGGAGGCGCTGGAGAAGGCCGCCGCCGAGAAGCCGGACCTCATCCTCCTGGACGTGATGATGCCCGGCATGGACGGGCCCACGACCTTCGGAAAGCTGCGCGCGCAGGCGTCCACCGCGAGCACGCCCATCATCTTCATGACGGCCAAGATTCAGAAGCAGGAGGTCGCCCGGTACCTGGAGCTGGGCGCGCTGGGGGTCATCGGCAAGCCGTTCGACCCGATGACGCTGCCGGCGGAGATTCGCAAGCTGGTGCCGGCATGAAGGTCTCGCGCCTGTCGAAGCGCTCGGTGGTGCTGGCGGCGGGCGCGCTGCTGCTCCTGTGTGGCCTGTTCGTGGTGGGCCGGCCGTGGGCGGTGTCGGAGAACGACCGGTACCGCACGGGGCTGCGGCAGCTTCGCGTGGCCAGCGCGGAGCTGGAGCTGGACGTGCTGCGCGCGCGCCAGGGGCTGCCGGAGGTGCATGGCACGGCGGCGGCGGACTTCGCCGCGCTGCGGGCCCGCGCCGAGGCGCTGCGGACCTTCCCGTCCTTCCTGTCCGACGAGGACCGCCGTGTCATGGGGGCGTCGCTGGACTCCTACGAGCGGGCGCTTCGCGAGAGCGAGTCCCTGCTGGCGCGCTCCCGGGACGCGGACGCGCGGGGCCAGAAGCGCGAGGCGGACGTGGCCCTGCAGGCGCTGCTGGAGCGCACCGCGAGCGCCGATGCCGAGCGCCTCATCAACACCTACCTCCAGCTCTACGAGCGGACGCAGAGCCGCAACGAGCGCTCGCGCATCGCCTTCTTCGCGGTGTCGCTGCTGCTGGGCGCATACGTGCTGGTGGTGCTGGTGCGGCTGTCTCGCGCCAGCTCCGAGCTGGGCGTGCTCAACGAGGACCTGGAGCGGCGCGTGGAGGAGCGCACCGCCGCGCTGTCCACGGCGAATGAGGGGCTGCGCTCCAGCGAGACGCGCAAGGCGGCCATCCTGGAGGCCGCGCCGGACGGCATCCTCCTGCTGGACGGGAAGGGCCACCTGCTGGAGCTGAACCCGGCGGCGGAACGGACGTTCCGGCTGGCGTCCGCGCAGGCGGTGGGGCGGGACTTCCTGGCGCTGGCGCTGCCCGCGTCGCTGCCGGCGGGAGAGCGGGAGCGGGTGGCCGCCGCGCTGGACGCGCCCGCGGGCCGGGCCACGCGCCTGGAGTCGCCGTGCCTGCGCGCGGATGGAGGCGTCTTCCCGGCGGAGCTGACCATCGCCCGGGTGCCCGGGGACGGGCCGCCGCGCTTCACCGCCTTCGTGCGCGACATCACCGAGCGCAAGGAGGTGGAGCGGATGAAGAACGAGTTCATCTCCACCGTGAGCCACGAGCTGCGCACGCCGCTCACCTCCATCCGCGGCTCGCTGGGGCTGCTGGAGGGCGGCATCGTGGGGGATTTGCCCGCGCCGGCGCTGGACATGGTGCGCATCGCCCGCACCAACACCGAGCGGCTCATCCGCCTCATCAACGACATCCTGGACCTGGAGAAGATGGAGGCCGGCAAGCTGGAGCTGAAGCTGGCCCTGCTGGAGGGCGCGGAGCTGGTGGAGGCGACGCTGGCGGGCGTGAAGGGCATGGCGGACGCGGCGGGGGTGTCGCTGCGCTCGGACGTGGAAGGGCTGCCCCAGGTGAAGGGAGACAGGGACAGGCTCATCCAGGTGCTGACGAACCTGGTGTCCAACGCGGTGAAGTTCTCACCCCGGGACGCGGCGGTGACGGTGCGGGTGCGGGAGGAGGCGGGCGGGCGGGTGCGCTTCAGCGTGGTGGACCAGGGGCCGGGGATTACGCCGGAGCAGCGCGGCCGGCTGTTCGGGCGCTTCCAGCAGCTGGATGGCTCGGACACGCGCTCCAAGGGCGGCACGGGCCTGGGGCTGGCGATTTCGCAGGCGATTGTCGACCAGCACGGGGGCCGAATCGACGTGGAGAGCGAGCCAGGACAGGGCTCCACGTTCACCTTCACCCTGGAGGCGGCGAAGCCCGTGGCCAGCGGGGTGCCGACGACGGTGCCGAGGGACGAGTCCCGCTACAACGTGCTGGTGGCCACGGCGGACGGGGAGCTGTCGACGCTGCTGCGGGGGCTGCTGTCGGCGGAGGGCTACCGGGTGGTGCGCGCGGCCAGCCTGGCGGAGGCGGTGAAGGCGATAGAGGAGTCGATGCCGGACGCGCTGGTGGTGGACACGCAGATGCCGGACGGCCAGGCGCTGGACTGGGTGCGAGGCCTGCGCGAGCAGCCGCGCACGCGGGAGCTGCCGGTGCTGGCGCTGTCCGGGCGGTCCGCGGAGGGCGAGGGCGTGGGCATGCCGCTGTGGGTGGACTGGATGACGAAGCCGCTGGAGGAGACGCGGCTGTTGAAGGCGCTGCGCTACGCCATGCGGACGCCGGGGCAGGCGCGGGTGCTGGTGGTGGACGACGACGCGGCGACGCGGCGGGTGCTGTGCGCGCAGCTGGAGCGGCTGGGTGTGCAGGTGTTCGAGGCGGCGGACGGGGAGAGCGCGGTGGCGCTGGCGCGGGAGACGACGCCGGACCTCATCGTGCTGGACGTGGGGCTGCCGCGGCTGGACGGCTTCGAGGTGGTGGACATCCTGCGCCAGGGCAAGGGGCGGGCGACGCCGCTGATTGTATTCACGGGGCGGGAGCTGTCGCGGACGGACGAGCGGCAGCTCACGCTGGGGATTACGCGTCACCTGACGAAGGCGCGCTCCTCGGAGGACGAGCTGGTGACCTCCGTGCGCGAGCTGCTCAATGGCCTGCTGGCCCGGCGTGAGGCCGCGGCGGCGGAGAGAAAGGCACTCTAGATGGGTGGCGGCAGGACGCTCCTGTTCCTCGAGGACGACAAGGACTTGCAGTCGCTGGTGTGCACCTTCCTGCGGGAGAAGGGCTACCGCGTGGAGCCGGCGCGCACCGCGCAGGAGGCGCTGGGGTTGCTGTCGCGCACGCCGGTGGACGCGGCGATTGTGGACGGCCTGCTGCCGGGGCTGACGGGGGCGGACTTCATCCGCGAGCTGCGCAAGACGCAGCCGGAGCTGCCGGTGCTGTTCGCCTCGGCGTTCTGGAAGGACCTGAAGAGCCACGAGCTGCTGACGCGGCAGCTGGGGGTGGCGCGCATCATCCACAAGCCGTACCGGCCGGAGGAGCTGCTGGTCTGGGTGGACCAGCTGTTCACCCGGGTGACTCCGCCGCCGCCTCCGCCGGAGGCGCTGGAGGAGGCGGAGGTGGTGGGCGACGACCTGGCCGCGAGCCTGGCCGCGCTGAATGCGGAGTACGGCGCGCGGCTGAAGGACAAGGTGGCCGGGCTGGAGGCGCTGCTGGGGCGGCTGCGCGCGGGGGAGGGCGGGGCGCTGGAGGAGGCGTACACCGTCGTGCACAAGCTGCACGGGACGGCGGGGAGCTACGGCTTCGCGGAGGTGAGCCAGGCGGCGGGGCGGCTGGAGTTGGTGCTGAAGCCGGCGAAGGACGGGGGCGGGGCGGTGGACTTCGCGGCGGCGGACGTGGCGTTCCGCGAGCTGGCGGCGCTGGTGTCCGTGCCGGTGAAGCCGGCGCCCGTGGTGGCGGGACCCGCGCCGGTGCTGCCAGCGGAGGGTG
This DNA window, taken from Pyxidicoccus xibeiensis, encodes the following:
- a CDS encoding response regulator is translated as MTTLRKVMLVDDEDDIRTIGNLSLSRVGGWQTVLASSGAEALEKAAAEKPDLILLDVMMPGMDGPTTFGKLRAQASTASTPIIFMTAKIQKQEVARYLELGALGVIGKPFDPMTLPAEIRKLVPA
- a CDS encoding ATP-binding protein — protein: MKVSRLSKRSVVLAAGALLLLCGLFVVGRPWAVSENDRYRTGLRQLRVASAELELDVLRARQGLPEVHGTAAADFAALRARAEALRTFPSFLSDEDRRVMGASLDSYERALRESESLLARSRDADARGQKREADVALQALLERTASADAERLINTYLQLYERTQSRNERSRIAFFAVSLLLGAYVLVVLVRLSRASSELGVLNEDLERRVEERTAALSTANEGLRSSETRKAAILEAAPDGILLLDGKGHLLELNPAAERTFRLASAQAVGRDFLALALPASLPAGERERVAAALDAPAGRATRLESPCLRADGGVFPAELTIARVPGDGPPRFTAFVRDITERKEVERMKNEFISTVSHELRTPLTSIRGSLGLLEGGIVGDLPAPALDMVRIARTNTERLIRLINDILDLEKMEAGKLELKLALLEGAELVEATLAGVKGMADAAGVSLRSDVEGLPQVKGDRDRLIQVLTNLVSNAVKFSPRDAAVTVRVREEAGGRVRFSVVDQGPGITPEQRGRLFGRFQQLDGSDTRSKGGTGLGLAISQAIVDQHGGRIDVESEPGQGSTFTFTLEAAKPVASGVPTTVPRDESRYNVLVATADGELSTLLRGLLSAEGYRVVRAASLAEAVKAIEESMPDALVVDTQMPDGQALDWVRGLREQPRTRELPVLALSGRSAEGEGVGMPLWVDWMTKPLEETRLLKALRYAMRTPGQARVLVVDDDAATRRVLCAQLERLGVQVFEAADGESAVALARETTPDLIVLDVGLPRLDGFEVVDILRQGKGRATPLIVFTGRELSRTDERQLTLGITRHLTKARSSEDELVTSVRELLNGLLARREAAAAERKAL